One genomic region from Salvia hispanica cultivar TCC Black 2014 chromosome 2, UniMelb_Shisp_WGS_1.0, whole genome shotgun sequence encodes:
- the LOC125208102 gene encoding uncharacterized protein LOC125208102 has protein sequence MPPFATAANTLRARLTPSLRTRGGGGGPSRWTTPGHEERPKGFAFNRTPEPAGQSRKWEDWELPCYLTSFLTVVILGVGLSAKPDLTIETWAHQKALERLESEASQRANSD, from the coding sequence ATGCCGCCGTTCGCGACCGCCGCAAACACTCTCCGGGCTCGCCTGACCCCGTCGCTTCGTACTCGTGGCGGAGGAGGCGGTCCAAGCCGCTGGACCACTCCGGGCCACGAAGAGCGACCCAAGGGTTTTGCCTTCAACCGGACGCCGGAGCCGGCTGGGCAATCGCGGAAGTGGGAGGATTGGGAGCTGCCGTGCTATCTCACCAGTTTCCTAACCGTCGTCATCCTCGGAGTGGGCCTCAGCGCGAAGCCCGATCTCACGATCGAGACCTGGGCCCACCAGAAAGCCCTAGAACGGCTCGAATCGGAAGCGTCGCAGCGCGCTAACTCTGATTGA